In Candidatus Woesearchaeota archaeon, a single genomic region encodes these proteins:
- a CDS encoding MBL fold metallo-hydrolase, with translation MVEGLRWLGQSGFMLRGHKIIYLDPWQIKETQKADFIFITHSHYDHCDRASVQQILDKKTIIYGPADCGKILGMPVHTVKPGDSFTVEGIAVDVVPAYNINKPFHPKANAWVGYILTVEGKRYYHAGDTDNIPEMQKIKNIDVAMFPVGGTYTMNGKEAADAANIIQPKLALPIHWGKIVGTKADAETFKKNCSCFVEIL, from the coding sequence ATGGTTGAAGGATTACGATGGTTGGGGCAGTCTGGATTTATGCTGCGTGGTCATAAAATCATTTACCTTGATCCATGGCAGATTAAGGAAACACAAAAAGCAGATTTTATTTTTATTACCCACAGCCACTATGATCACTGCGACAGGGCAAGTGTTCAACAGATCCTTGACAAAAAAACAATCATCTATGGACCAGCAGATTGTGGAAAAATTCTTGGGATGCCTGTTCATACCGTGAAACCAGGAGATAGTTTTACTGTTGAGGGAATTGCTGTTGACGTAGTTCCTGCCTACAACATCAACAAACCATTTCATCCAAAAGCAAATGCTTGGGTTGGTTACATTCTTACGGTTGAAGGGAAACGGTATTACCATGCTGGCGATACTGACAACATTCCTGAAATGCAAAAAATAAAAAACATTGATGTTGCTATGTTCCCCGTCGGTGGAACATACACGATGAATGGCAAAGAAGCAGCTGATGCAGCCAATATTATTCAACCAAAACTTGCTCTACCGATACATTGGGGAAAAATTGTTGGCACGAAAGCAGACGCAGAAACGTTCAAAAAGAATTGTAGTTGTTTTGTTGAGATCTTGTAA
- a CDS encoding pyruvoyl-dependent arginine decarboxylase yields MDQIIALKRAPSMALVNSRKGASQSVFSPLQTLIQHLFLPKPFRRRGRQRYVLMASPEEHGQGQSDLYPLSSQLNQRGLVIGNRIPRDYFVTKGSGESDITVHAGSYHLALKSAGIERYNIMTYSSILPAIATEVPQQGAMIHGSVMETIMAVAHAKKGQRATAGIIYGWLYDKQTGEKYGGLVCEHNGTISEQEVQRRLNASLQELYTNGFSETYELRDITLKTESFFVRKKYGTALVALCFTNYLYPVL; encoded by the coding sequence ATGGACCAAATAATTGCACTGAAACGCGCACCATCAATGGCGCTTGTCAACAGCAGGAAAGGGGCGTCTCAATCCGTTTTTTCTCCATTACAGACGTTGATACAGCACCTCTTCTTGCCAAAGCCTTTTCGGAGGCGTGGGCGTCAAAGATATGTACTCATGGCTTCTCCTGAGGAGCACGGACAAGGGCAGAGTGACCTCTATCCGTTGTCTTCACAGCTCAACCAGAGAGGTCTAGTTATTGGAAATAGAATTCCCCGTGATTACTTTGTTACGAAGGGAAGCGGAGAAAGCGATATTACTGTTCACGCTGGTTCTTATCATTTGGCACTGAAGTCTGCAGGTATTGAGAGGTATAATATTATGACCTACTCTTCTATCTTGCCTGCTATTGCCACTGAAGTTCCCCAACAAGGTGCAATGATTCACGGTTCTGTCATGGAAACTATTATGGCAGTTGCGCATGCAAAAAAAGGTCAACGCGCAACAGCTGGTATTATTTATGGTTGGTTGTATGACAAACAGACCGGAGAGAAATATGGAGGATTAGTTTGCGAACACAATGGAACTATTTCTGAGCAAGAAGTACAACGAAGGCTGAATGCAAGCTTGCAGGAACTCTATACCAATGGGTTTTCAGAAACCTATGAACTGCGTGATATAACGCTTAAGACAGAGAGTTTCTTCGTACGCAAGAAGTATGGGACAGCTCTTGTTGCGTTGTGTTTTACGAATTATCTGTATCCTGTTCTGTAA
- a CDS encoding deoxyhypusine synthase, with protein sequence MNKKDLLKETVRHIDITSFDSTPIITAMAQMSFTSRDTARAAQILNQMITEKDCSIILTLAGSTSAGGCMQVYADMIKYNMVDAIVATGASIVDMDFFEALGFKHYKGSPFVDDKTLRDVYVDRIYDTYIDEDELQICDATIQKIADSLEPKPYSSREFIKAMGNYLTAHAKKKNSLVQTAYEHQVPIFCPAFSDSSAGFGLVMHQWKNKEKHVTIDSVRDFRELTMIKIEAPTTGLFMIGGGVPKNFAQDTVVCAECLGKKVPVHKYAVQITVADVRDGACSSSTLKEACSWGKVDTVYEQMVYAEATSVLPLIVSYVYHQGAWKDRKRMAWSTLFAKQ encoded by the coding sequence ATGAATAAAAAGGATCTTTTGAAAGAAACTGTTCGTCATATTGATATTACAAGTTTTGATAGTACCCCTATTATTACTGCTATGGCACAGATGTCTTTTACTTCTCGAGACACGGCACGGGCAGCACAGATACTTAACCAAATGATTACCGAAAAAGACTGTAGTATTATCTTAACACTTGCCGGTAGCACAAGCGCAGGTGGCTGTATGCAGGTCTATGCTGACATGATAAAATATAATATGGTTGATGCTATTGTGGCAACCGGTGCATCTATTGTTGATATGGATTTTTTTGAAGCCTTAGGCTTTAAGCACTATAAGGGAAGCCCGTTTGTGGATGATAAAACACTTCGTGACGTGTATGTTGACCGTATCTATGATACTTATATTGATGAAGATGAACTCCAAATCTGTGATGCAACTATTCAAAAGATTGCTGATAGCCTGGAACCAAAGCCATATTCTTCCCGCGAATTTATCAAAGCAATGGGAAACTATTTGACAGCTCATGCAAAAAAGAAGAATTCATTAGTTCAGACTGCATACGAACATCAGGTTCCGATCTTTTGTCCAGCCTTTTCGGACTCAAGTGCAGGATTTGGTTTGGTAATGCATCAATGGAAAAACAAAGAAAAGCATGTCACGATTGACTCTGTTCGCGACTTTCGTGAGCTCACCATGATTAAGATTGAGGCACCTACTACGGGATTGTTTATGATTGGTGGTGGGGTTCCTAAAAATTTTGCTCAGGATACGGTTGTCTGTGCAGAATGCCTTGGAAAGAAGGTACCGGTCCATAAGTATGCGGTCCAGATTACCGTAGCAGATGTCCGTGATGGTGCATGTTCAAGTTCAACCTTAAAAGAGGCCTGTTCTTGGGGAAAGGTTGATACAGTCTATGAGCAGATGGTCTATGCTGAGGCAACCTCAGTATTGCCCTTGATCGTAAGCTATGTGTATCATCAGGGAGCTTGGAAAGACCGAAAAAGAATGGCATGGAGTACCTTATTTGCAAAGCAATAA
- the speB gene encoding agmatinase: MAINQFGDFPPSSTDFKKAKVVIVPVPYDGTSTWIKGADKGPAALMYASGYMELYDIETDSEVHRQGVATDKPVTEARSPEAMVTAVEQCITSHLQQGKFCVVVGGEHSVSVGTIKAHATKYPDLAVLQLDAHTDLRQSYKGSQYNHACAMARAQEHCPVIQVGIRSMDASEKPYLKKGKVFFAENLDAQRKWIPQVLAQLPEQVYITIDLDVFDPSIMPSTGTPEPGGLFWYDVLALLKTVAKNRQIVGFDVVELCPNEHNKAPDFLAAKLIYKLLSYRFEGGKKQ, encoded by the coding sequence ATGGCCATCAATCAATTTGGAGATTTTCCTCCATCATCCACTGACTTCAAGAAAGCTAAGGTAGTTATTGTTCCTGTGCCTTATGATGGTACTAGCACATGGATAAAAGGTGCCGACAAAGGACCAGCCGCGTTAATGTATGCTTCTGGATACATGGAACTCTATGATATTGAGACTGATAGTGAGGTACATCGTCAAGGTGTTGCGACTGATAAACCAGTAACTGAAGCAAGATCACCTGAAGCAATGGTTACGGCAGTAGAGCAGTGCATAACTTCTCATCTTCAGCAAGGAAAGTTTTGTGTTGTTGTTGGCGGTGAACATTCAGTAAGTGTGGGTACGATCAAAGCTCATGCTACAAAATATCCAGATCTGGCAGTACTTCAGCTTGATGCCCATACTGATTTGCGGCAAAGTTATAAAGGCTCTCAGTATAATCATGCCTGTGCAATGGCCAGGGCCCAAGAGCACTGTCCTGTTATCCAGGTTGGGATTCGAAGTATGGATGCTTCTGAAAAACCTTATCTTAAAAAAGGAAAGGTATTCTTTGCAGAAAACTTGGATGCTCAGCGCAAATGGATTCCACAGGTTCTTGCACAATTACCAGAACAGGTCTATATTACTATTGATCTCGATGTCTTTGATCCAAGTATTATGCCCTCTACTGGTACACCTGAACCTGGGGGCTTGTTTTGGTATGATGTTCTTGCATTGTTGAAAACAGTAGCAAAAAATCGTCAGATTGTTGGTTTTGATGTTGTTGAACTGTGTCCGAATGAACATAATAAAGCACCTGATTTTCTTGCTGCAAAATTAATCTATAAGTTGTTAAGTTATAGATTTGAGGGAGGGAAAAAGCAATGA